One part of the Symphalangus syndactylus isolate Jambi chromosome 1, NHGRI_mSymSyn1-v2.1_pri, whole genome shotgun sequence genome encodes these proteins:
- the CD248 gene encoding endosialin, whose product MLLRLLLAWAAAGPTLGQDPWAAEPRAACGPGSCYALFPRRRTFLEAWRACRELGGDLATPRTPEEAQRVDRLVGAGPASRLLWIGLQRQARQCQLQRPLRGFTWTTGDQDTAFTNWAQPATGGPCPAQRCVALEASGEHRWLEGSCTLAVDGYLCQFGFEGACPALQDEAGQAGPAVYTTPFHLVSTEFEWLPFGSVAAVQCQAGRGASLLCVKQPEGGVGWSRAGPLCLGTGCSPDNGGCEHECVEEVDGHVSCRCTEGFRLAADGRSCEDPCAQAPCEQQCEPGGPQGYSCHCRLGFRPAEDDPHRCVDTDECQIAGVCQQMCVNYVGGFECYCSEGHELEADGISCSPAGAMGAQASQDLGDELLDDGEDEEDEDEAWEAFDGGWTEMPGILWMEPTQPPDFALAYRPSFPEDREPQIPYPEPTWPPPLSAPRVPYHSSVLSVTRPVVVSATHPTLPSAHQPPVIPATHPALSRDHQIPVIAANYPDLPSAYQPGILSVSHPAQPPVHQPPMISTKYPELFSAHQSPMFPDTQVAGTQTTTHLPGIPRNRAPLVTTLGAQQPPQAPDAPVLRTQATQLPIIPTAQPSLTTTSRSPVSPAHQVSVPAATQPPALPTLLPSQSPTNQTSPISPTHPHSKAPQIPREDGPSPKLALWLPSPAPTAAPTALGEAGLAEHSQRDDRWLLVALLVPTCVFLVVLLALGIVYCTRCGPHAPNKRITDCYRWVTHAGSKSPTQPMPPRGSLTGVQTCRTSV is encoded by the coding sequence ATGCTGCTGCGCCTGTTGCTGGCCTGGGCGGCCGCAGGGCCCACACTGGGCCAGGACCCCTGGGCTGCTGAGCCCCGTGCCGCCTGCGGCCCCGGCAGCTGCTACGCTCTCTTCCCACGGCGCCGCACCTTCCTGGAGGCCTGGCGGGCCTGCCGCGAGCTGGGGGGCGACCTGGCCACTCCTCGGACCCCCGAGGAGGCGCAGCGTGTGGACCGCCTGGTGGGTGCAGGCCCAGCCAGCCGGCTGCTGTGGATCGGGCTGCAGCGGCAGGCCCGGCAATGCCAGCTGCAGCGCCCACTGCGCGGCTTCACGTGGACCACAGGGGACCAGGACACGGCTTTCACCAACTGGGCCCAGCCAGCCACTGGAGGCCCCTGCCCGGCCCAGCGCTGTGTGGCCCTGGAGGCAAGTGGCGAGCACCGCTGGCTGGAGGGCTCGTGCACACTGGCTGTCGACGGCTACCTGTGCCAGTTTGGCTTCGAGGGCGCCTGCCCGGCGCTGCAAGATGAGGCGGGCCAGGCCGGCCCAGCCGTCTATACCACGCCCTTCCACCTGGTCTCCACAGAGTTTGAGTGGCTGCCCTTCGGCTCCGTGGCCGCTGTGCAGTGCCAGGCTGGCAGGGGAGCCTCTCTGCTCTGCGTGAAGCAGCCCGAGGGAGGTGTGGGCTGGTCACGGGCTGGACCCCTGTGCCTGGGGACTGGCTGCAGCCCTGACAACGGGGGCTGCGAACACGAATGTGTGGAGGAGGTGGATGGTCACGTGTCCTGCCGCTGCACTGAGGGCTTCCGGCTGGCAGCAGATGGGCGCAGTTGTGAGGACCCCTGTGCCCAGGCTCCATGCGAGCAACAGTGTGAGCCCGGTGGGCCACAAGGCTACAGCTGCCACTGTCGCCTGGGTTTCCGGCCAGCGGAGGATGATCCGCACCGCTGTGTGGACACAGATGAGTGCCAGATTGCCGGTGTGTGTCAGCAGATGTGTGTCAACTACGTTGGTGGCTTCGAGTGTTACTGTAGCGAGGGTCATGAGCTGGAGGCTGATGGCATCAGCTGCAGCCCTGCAGGGGCCATGGGTGCCCAGGCTTCCCAGGACCTCGGAGATGAGTTGCTGGATGACGGGGAGGATGAGGAAGATGAAGATGAGGCCTGGGAGGCCTTCGATGGTGGCTGGACGGAGATGCCTGGGATCCTGTGGATGGAGCCTACGCAGCCGCCTGACTTTGCCCTGGCCTATAGACCAAGCTTCCCAGAGGACAGAGAGCCACAGATACCCTACCCGGAGCCCACCTGGCCACCCCCGCTCAGTGCCCCCAGGGTCCCCTACCACTCCTCAGTGCTCTCCGTCACCCGACCTGTGGTGGTCTCTGCCACGCACCCCACACTGCCTTCTGCCCACCAGCCTCCTGTGATCCCTGCCACACACCCAGCTTTGTCCCGTGACCACCAGATCCCCGTGATCGCAGCCAACTATCCAGATCTGCCTTCTGCCTACCAACCCggtattctctctgtctctcatccaGCACAGCCCCCTGTCCACCAGCCCCCCATGATCTCAACCAAATATCCTGAGCTGTTCTCTGCCCACCAGTCCCCCATGTTTCCAGACACCCAGGTCGCTGGCACCCAGACCACCACTCATTTGCCTGGAATCCCACGTAACCGTGCCCCTCTGGTCACCACCCTCGGTGCCCAGCAACCCCCTCAAGCCCCAGATGCCCCTGTCCTCAGAACCCAGGCCACCCAGCTTCCCATTATCCCAACTGCCCAGCCCTCTCTGACCACCACCTCCAGGTCCCCTGTGTCTCCTGCCCATCAAGTCTCTGTGCCTGCTGccacccagcccccagccctccccaccctcctgccCTCTCAGAGCCCCACTAACCAGACCTCACCTATCAGCCCTACACATCCCCATTCCAAAGCCCCCCAAATCCCAAGGGAAGATGGCCCCAGTCCCAAGTTGGCCCTGTGGCTGCCCTCACCAGCTCCCACAGCAGCCCCAACAGCCCTGGGGGAGGCTGGTCTTGCAGAGCACAGCCAGAGGGATGACCGGTGGCTGCTGGTGGCACTCCTGGTGCCAACGTGTGTCTTTTTGGTGGTCCTGCTTGCACTGGGCATCGTGTACTGCACCCGCTGTGGCCCCCATGCACCCAACAAACGCATCACTGACTGCTATCGCTGGGTCACCCATGCTGGGAGCAAGAGCCCAACGCAACCCATGCCCCCCAGGGGCAGCCTCACAGGGGTGCAGACCTGCAGAACCAGCGTGTGA
- the TMEM151A gene encoding transmembrane protein 151A — MPEDGGGDGGEVPALIPDGEPLREEQRPLKQSLGSSLCRESHWKCLLLTLLIHACGAVVAWCRLATVPRLVLGPEAALARGAGGPPPTYPASPCSDGYLYIPLAFVSLLYLLYLAECWHCHVRSCQAPRTDAHTVLALIRRLQQAPPCVWWKATSYHYVRRTRQITRYRNGDAYTTTQVYHERADSRTARGEFDYSAHGVRDVSKELVGLAEHAATRLRFTKCFSFGSAEAEASYLTQRARFFSANEGLDDYLEAREGMHLKDVDFRESLMVFADPRSPPWYARAWVFWLVSAATLSWPLRVVAAYGTAHVHYQVEKLFGASSPPPGAVPSGPPLSRVATVDFTELEWHICSNRQLVPSYSEAVVMGAGSGAYLRGCQRCRRSVSSNSLPPARPSGPRLPFSRSRLSLGAGGRATPGVFRSLSGGPLGRRGEDTEPLESPPCYEDALYFPVLIVHGDSGCQGDGQGAL, encoded by the exons ATGCCCGAGGACGGCGGTGGCGATGGCGGGGAGGTGCCCGCGCTCATCCCGGACGGCGAGCCGCTGCGGGAAGAG CAGCGGCCCCTGAAACAGTCCCTGGGAAGCTCTCTGTGCCGCGAGTCGCACTGGAAGTGCCTGCTCCTCACGCTGCTCATCCACGCCTGCGGGGCCGTGGTGGCCTGGTGTCGCCTGGCCACAGTGCCGCGGCTGGTCCTGGGGCCCGAGGCCGCCTTGGCCCGGGGAGCCGGGGGCCCGCCACCGACCTACCCGGCCAGCCCCTGCTCCGATGGCTACCTGTACATCCCGCTGGCCTTCGTCTCCCTCCTCTACCTCCTCTACCTGGCTGAGTGCTGGCACTGTCACGTGCGGTCCTGCCAGGCGCCACGCACCGACGCCCACACGGTGCTGGCGCTGATCCGCCGGCTGCAGCAGGCGCCGCCGTGCGTCTGGTGGAAGGCCACCAGCTATCACTACGTGCGGCGCACCCGCCAGATCACGCGCTACCGCAACGGCGACGCCTACACCACCACACAGGTGTACCATGAGCGCGCCGACAGCCGCACGGCCCGCGGCGAGTTTGACTACTCGGCGCACGGCGTCCGCGACGTCTCCAAGGAGCTGGTGGGGCTGGCGGAGCACGCGGCCACGCGGCTGCGCTTCACCAAGTGCTTCAGCTTCGGCAGCGCGGAGGCCGAGGCCTCGTACCTCACGCAGCGGGCGCGCTTCTTCAGCGCCAACGAGGGCCTGGACGACTACCTGGAGGCGCGCGAGGGCATGCACCTGAAGGACGTGGACTTCCGCGAGTCGCTCATGGTCTTCGCCGACCCCCGCAGCCCACCCTGGTACGCGCGCGCCTGGGTCTTCTGGCTCGTGTCGGCGGCCACGCTGTCGTGGCCCCTGCGCGTCGTGGCCGCCTATGGCACGGCTCACGTGCACTACCAGGTGGAGAAGCTCTTTGGCGCTAGCTCGCCCCCACCGGGGGCCGTGCCCAGCGGGCCCCCGTTGTCCCGCGTGGCCACAGTGGACTTCACCGAGCTCGAGTGGCACATCTGCTCCAACCGGCAGCTGgtgcccagctactcggaggccgTGGTCATGGGAGCGGGCTCGGGCGCCTACCTCAGAGGCTGCCAGCGCTGCCGCCGCTCCGTCAGCAGCAACTCGCTGCCCCCCGCCCGGCCCAGCGGGCCCCGCCTGCCCTTCAGCCGCAGCCGCCTCTCGCTGGGTGCTGGCGGCCGGGCCACACCAGGGGTCTTCCGCAGCCTGAGCGGGGGGCCGCTGGGGCGCCGTGGAGAGGACACGGAACCCCTTGAGAGCCCGCCCTGCTATGAGGACGCCCTCTACTTCCCGGTGCTCATTGTCCACGGAGACAGCGGCTGCCAGGGGGATGGGCAGGGTGCGCTCTGA